From the Maioricimonas rarisocia genome, one window contains:
- a CDS encoding PAAR domain-containing protein — protein MPPASRITDMHVCPMVTPGVPPIPHVGGPQVLGAPTVLMCYLPAGTITSQEVCVGPPDVDLRCSATVLICNKPADRLGDNSSHGGALVLGAPTIMIGG, from the coding sequence ATGCCTCCCGCGTCGCGGATCACCGACATGCACGTGTGCCCCATGGTCACGCCCGGCGTGCCTCCCATTCCCCATGTGGGTGGCCCGCAGGTGCTGGGGGCTCCGACGGTCCTGATGTGTTACCTGCCTGCCGGCACGATCACGTCGCAGGAAGTGTGCGTCGGACCTCCGGACGTCGACCTGAGATGCTCGGCGACGGTGCTGATCTGCAACAAACCGGCGGACCGCCTGGGAGACAACAGCAGCCACGGAGGAGCGTTGGTGCTGGGTGCGCCGACGATTA